The Astyanax mexicanus isolate ESR-SI-001 chromosome 4, AstMex3_surface, whole genome shotgun sequence genome segment AACTTGTAAACTGCAAAGCCTATATAAATTCATGGAATGCTATTTCTAAGAAAATTCTAAGCGCTACCAGTGTTCTGTTTTGATAGGAATTGATTATATAACACACCAGAGAAAAGCAGAATCATActgaaaaacacatttaaaaactaaGAATTTATGGTCTCTGCATGCAGATAGCTGATAACTAGCACAAATCAATGAGCAGAAATCAACAGAACATCAAGATTAATCTGAACTAAGCTAAGATAGCTGTGGAGAGTGTTTCAAAAATCTGCTGCATTTTAACTTATCAGACTCATAAAGACATTACAAATACAAACATATCTAGAATTTTCACCTAGTCATAAGTACAATTTATGATATCTGTTAGATTTATGATATAAGTTAGATTTGCCTATTCACTTCCTACATTTAACTACAACAATTGATCTACATTTCATTTGCAATTGATCTACAGTCCAATCGTTGTTTTAGatatcatatataaaatatagtgtgaATACAGGGTAATTGCGACATTAAAGCAAATTTGACAGTTTAactgcacaaggtgtattttctGTGTAGGAAAAGAAACCTTATTGTGAACCCTagctgtgaaataaaaaaaaatcaaaactatttttattaataaagaaatTGATATTTCTTTGGCTATTTTTTCTTAACCAACAAAAGCTAAAGAGAACTAAAAGCATTGTCACAATATTTCTCAGGAAATAAAAGTGGCCCTTTTTAGTTAGAGAATAAactgctggtacagttagtgaaAGTTAAAGGCGCAAGGCTGACAACCAAATTTTGACCTGTCTCCAGTCGGCAGCGTTTCCCCTCTGAAACATACAGACTGTAAGTACAGGTAGTGTACAGCATTCTGAGtaactatatataaatacatgttcTTCACGAAACTCAGATCTTATAAATAATGTGTCTAGGGGCATCTGAATTCAGAGGGAGACAACATGAGGTTATTTTGCTTGCAAACATTCTAACATATTTACTGATTGCAGTCATCCATACAATtcatatacagtaataatatagaCAGTACAAATTTAGAGCACtccataaatacacactcatttGTTTACACCATTCTGAAAGGCTCCATTTGGACCAACTGGTGTTGAGGCTCTCAAGAACCCAACAATAATTCTGTGGCTCACGCACACACTATTTCAAACTATTTATTATATGAAGAATTCACATATATTCCAAGAGATGGTATAAGCATGTCACAGACAGATTGATGATTAATAGTGTATACATAATCTTCTGACTTTTCCCAAATAGCAAAAGAGTCTTGATAACAGCCTTCAGCAGAACATCTATAACCCTGCAGAACAATAATCTTCAAACAATCTCCAAGACACCTATGAAATACCTGAAACTATGCCCACAGTCTGAGTGGTACGCTTTCTCTTTGTGAGAATGCGCTGGTGTACTTTGAGATTGCCTAGTTGAGTAAAACTTttaccacagtctgagcagagatacggtttctctcctgtgtgaatgcgctggtgtattttaaaAGAACTTTGTGTAGTAAAACTGCTTCCACAATCTgggcagtaatacggtttctctccagtgtgaatgcgctggtgttttttcagAGAACTCTgtatagtaaaactcttcccacagtctgagcagtgatacggtttctctcctttgtgaatacgctggtgtattttgagatcattctgttgagtaaaactcttcccacattctgagcagtgatacggtttctctcctgtgtgaatgcgctggtgtttttttaaatcactctgttgagtaaaactgctCCCACAgtatgagcagtaatacggtttctctcctgtgtgaatgcgctggtgtattatGAGAGAACTCtgctgattaaaactcttcccacagtctatgcagtgatacggtttctctcctgtgtgaatgcgatgGTGCTGTCTGAGATGACgcagttgattaaaactcttcccacagtctatgcagtgatatggtttctctcctgtgtgaatgcgctggtgtattttgagatcactcagtgtagtaaaactctttccacagtctgcaCAGTTATAcagtttctctccggtgtgaatgcgctggtgtcttttgagatgaccctgttgagtaaaactgctcccacagtctgagcagtgatacggtttctctccggtgtgaatgcgttGATGTCTTTTGAGATTTtccagttgattaaaactcttcccacagtctgcgcagtaatacggtttcacACCTGTGTGAAatcgctggtgtattttgagatcactctctGTAGTAAAACCGCTCTCAGAGTGGTGAAATTTCTCCTTGCCTGAACTTGGATTCATTTTTCTGTGAGATGTAGCAAACAACTTTCCCAGGTACTGAAGATTCTTATGGATaccttgtgcttcacctctttcagcagtttaccATTGATCTTGTGAAATCTCCTGATTGTTTGAAGGGATCAATTTCAGAAGAAGGCTTGAAATActttcatttctgaaagaaaaaaaattgtgcaaaTAAATTAAAGCTGGTCGATTAACTGCAGCGAATTCACTCATCAGTAATCAGTTACGCTGTATGGGCAAAACTACTGAGAAACCTTTGTTTTAACATAAAATCTCCTGTACGTGTATCCTCTTCTAAATCCATAGACATTAAAATAGGAAGTTATAGAAATATAGACCTAAAATTTCCATCTGGAGTCAATAAAGGCACATCTCGTTTTATCTTTGTCTGTAATTTACTGATCTGCAGTATATCTCTATCCCTTCACtgttataaaaatatgaaaaagcaGCGTGACTGACAGTTTTACATTCAAAAAAGTGTACTGTTTCAACTTAAAAACTGCTGCTAAGAAGTTACCATTTTCTCAGAGTTTATCGGTCCACCTTAAAAACGGCTGCTAACAAGTTAGCATTTTACCTCAACTTTCTGCTCCACCTTAAAAGCAGCAGTTACGCAAACACTTCTTATTAGTTGTTCTGAAATGTAGGACTGTATATTTTAGTGATGGCAtgactatattttatttttttagaattaaaatataatatttccagGGAACATGCTGTGCCTGTAACTggtagatcaataaaataaaactgactaTGAAGAAATGAGACTATACAGACACTGGGATTATCCAACATTAAATCATTTGATGTACAATTTCACTGAAATCCCTGTTAATATTAGGAAACTGGATTATAAGATTATAATATAAGGTTGTGAATCAATATGCAGCACTCTTCCTCTTACTGTGCTCTTTACAATCACCATTCTGTGTTTCTTAATAGTGTTTACTAAAACAGATTCAGTAACACTGCAGAACAGCAGCTCCTCTCAATCCTGGTTAAGAACTGAAAAGTGGGGAATTAAGACTTCAGACTAAGATTAGATTATACTTAAACAATGGTAACTGGGTGATTTCTATGAGAGAGACAGCAGTATCTTCACCAAGCAGCTGCAGAACTGCAGCCCACCTAGGACTCAGCCTCGACCCTGGAGAGCAGCTATATGTCTATATGCTGATTAAAAGGTGAACTGGATCCATGTGGGTCACAGACAGACTGCTGACCAGAGCTAACTAGGAAAAGATCATCAACCGGATCCTGGATGAAGCTGCGTCTGTGctgtttaaatgctgcagcttttgatgttgatgtgtttctgtgggtctaggagtaaatgtagaacagcgtgttgaagagaggaacttctccataccttctgtagttcagctgatcctgttcCTCCAGCGGTGTGGGAGAACAAAGCTCCAAAAACACTCCAGCTGTAGACCCCCGAAGATCAGCTACAGCCGGGTTATGGAGAGCCCGCCCACTCCCTGTCTCCTCCGGTATATCAGAAAATACCTGCTgaacgctagagggagcccgcgagtgagtcctcaatgaatggaggtgaatggagctaaacagctaaaaactcTCGTTTAAAAGAGTCTAAAGACTTGTCTgggattttacttttattttataaagtagaTCAAAGTTCTTCAGTAAAACAGGGTAGAAATGTTACCagtatatttccatttttctacagcaagcgggttttaggcagtaaagactctagcatttctgctactgtgagctgagtgGATAGTGATCCTGTAGTAACAGCCAGAGCacattttaaagatttataactggagtttaaaagctattcctgccatttaaaataaaaaacagaaaattttttcttcttattaagtaaactgctatctcgttattttaagatagtaagtcattattattcattgttttgtttttgttttttcaaaagaaaacacacttgctatctcaaattaattaattacaatcTCAAAATGAGATAGTTTAcgtaattagttttttttattattattattttaggtggTGGGAAAGAGCTTCCATaatttgatattgttctgtgttgagaaaataataaaatagttactgtaaagattatttattttaaactatgaTTTACTCAATTTCTCCATATGAGCTCGTTCATTCTGAACTCAATCgggagcgccctctactgtccaatAAACCTGGAAGACATTATGAAGTGGTTATTCTCCGCTATTgaggctgtgtctcaattcaggggctgcatccttcgaaggacgcggtctacgaaggtgtgtcctttgaaggatgggtaggctgcgatggcagtactgaaatgggacagtctaatctacggagtatttcctgatttctgaactaaagtcagagctgagaaatgagccagagattttagttctagttttaattcagaccacaaaataccaaattaattaagtccaggttaattaactgtgcaattacttaaatattttaaatgtgaacaggTGGAagtgaacataaacaaataaaagggcgtttgaaatgaagttggaaaaaaatagaataaattagaataaagtattatgttatattatttgtaaatatgtaaataaatatataaatatatatatataaactattaacatataacaacataaacataatactacatatataaactaaataatacttatatataaaaacaaaacaacataaatgatataatatataaataatatttataatatctataagtatttatatatctacaaACTACATAATACTAAACATACTACATAATACAGTCGACTCCTCTCTTttcgtgctgaaataagccggcgcgcaatgaatcttgggatattgtaggctgtgaaggatacacccggtgcatccttcgtttccgaggaaaaaaaggctgcattcgtcggccgcattcgaaggagtcttCAAAATGGGACAGCCTCGTCGCACCGCTgtgacgtaatcggccttcaaatgagtccgtcgaaggatgcagcccctgaattgagacgcAGCCAGAGACTCTTTGGCTCTTCTCCGGAAATCCAACTcgctgtcaaaaaaaaaaggtcctgcTACGGCGTGATACTGTCATGGGGAGGTAGGATGcggagaggaggaggggggagcatagacatgtatacatgtatataccCAAACCATTCCGATTCAGTCCCCTCTCCTGCATCACTTTTGTTCAATTTAGTTCCATTTACAGCCTAGTCCCCCACCTCCTCCAACACCGTCTCCCCCGGTATATCAGAAAGTAAATGCTGAACGCTAGAGATAGCTCATAAAATATGaaagaaattaaacatttaatttaaaggttTATACTTGgagtttaaaatctttaaattatgCGTTTGGTACTGAAAATTTGACACAGTTTTGTGATAATAGTAGATATTTACTGTGAagattataaaacatttattttacactATTATTTTTGCTCACTTTCTACATATGAGCTTGTTCATTCTGGACTCACTCGGTGGTGCCAGGAGGCTGTCTGTGCCATGTCATAAGAGAGATACAGCGTGTTATTACAGAAGAAAACGGTCTACAGTCTTAAGTATGTAGCTATGACCACCTACCTGGCTTCTTCactcattatcattatcatattccttttgtttctctgcatactgtatTTTAACCCTGTTCTTCAATTGCCAGGTCCCCACAGGAGAGTCCACCACAGAGCATCTATTAATTGGTAATGCTGCAGGGACACTGATGTCAAGTCaaatcaagaggcttttattgtcattacatctgagtacaccTACACCGTGCAATTAAATTAAGTTCCTTCAGAACCATGGTGTAACATGGAACAGCGATACAATAGACAACAAAGTGCAAATGTGTAACAAATGtgcaaaacaaaactaaaacactacaataaataccaTATACACAGCAGACGTGAGATGGTATAACAGACACGAttggtgatggagggaagagacaCTATAATGATCTTCTCGGCTGTTCTCAGTTTGTGATCCGAAAAGCAGGTGGTCAAGATGctctctacagtccctctgtagattatggtgaggatgggaggtggaagGTGTGCTTTTcgcagtctccgcaggaagtacaAGTgttgctgggctttcttggttatggtgttggtgttgagggaccagctGAGGTTCTCTGCAATCTCTTTACAATTTTCACACCAGAGCCATTGATGTTCAGCCATCAAtgtcaacaaccatctctttggttttatctACAATTAGAGAAAatggttgttggttctgcaccagtctgttagtcactgcacctcctctctgtattctgactcgtcgttcttgttGATGAGGCCAAATACAGTTTTGTCATCAGCGatcttgatgatgtggtttgagctgtactttgcagtgaAGAGCAGTGGACTGAGTACACAGCTATGGGGGGCACCAGttctcagtatggtggtgctggaggtgttgttccCGATCCTGACTGACGGTAAAAAcctcaaaacctcatcccaactgtgaaatatggtggaggggcattgcggtttggggctgctttgctgcctcaggaccTGGATGGAAAAaataattcccaagtttaccaaaacattttgcaggaaaatctaagaccatctgtccaccaactgaagctcaacagaggatggatgatgcaagaggacaacgacccaaaacatagaagtaaattaacaactgaacagcttcagcagaagaaaatacgccttctggagagtcccgACCTTAActcaattgagatgctgtggcacgacctcaagagagcgattcacaccagatatcccaagaatattgctgaactgaaacagtttagtaaagaggaatggtccaaaattcttCCTGACTGTTGTAGgttgcaggtctgatctgcaactacagcaAATTTGTAACACCCAACAATAATTATATGGCTCATGCACACACTTTATGTTTTACACTATTTATTATATAAAGAATTCATATATATTCCAAGAGATGGTACGAGTGCATAACAGACAGATTGatgttttatagtttatacaCACTCTTCCGACTGAGCTCAGTTCATGTTCATTCTCAGTTCTCATAATCTCCAAGGCCTTGTGTAATTGTGACAGCTACAGAGATGGCATATTAGTAGATCATATATGACTACATCATAACCCACTAGTATATACAATTGCTTCTTTCATGTTTTGTAATATCTGAaacccttcccacagtctgagcagtgatatggtttttctcctgtgtgaatgtgctggtgtagtTTGAGATTACTCAATTTACTCATAGTCTGCCCACAGTCTAAGTGGTGGTGCGCGTTCTTCCTGTacgaatgcgctggtgtattttgaaagAATTCGGTGCATTAAAAATCTTCCCCCAGACTGAGCAGTTtctgtcctgtgtgaatgcgctggtgtcttttgagatcacgctgtgtagtaaaactgctcccacagtctgagcagtgatacggtttctctccagtgtgaatgcgctggtgtattttgagagaactctgttgagtaaaactgctcccacagtctgaacagtgatatggtttctcacctgtgtgaatgcgctggtgtcttttaaAATCACCCTGTTGAGTAAAACTgctcccacagtctaagcagtgataaggtttctcccctgtgtgaatgcgctggtgtattttgagatcattCTTGGttgtaaaactcttcccacagactgagcagtgatacggtttctctcctgtgtgaatgcgctggtgtgttttgagattactctgtgaagtaaaactcttcccacagtctgagcactgatacggtttctcacctgtgtgaatgcgctggtgtattttgaaagAACTCAGTCTATTAAAACTCTTGCTACACTCTGGGCACTGAtacggttttactcctgtgtgaataaGGTGGTGTCTTTTGaaatgactctgtgtagtaaaactactcccacagtctgagcactgatacggtttctctcctgtgtgaatgcgctggtgtcttttaaAATTTTCCAGTTGatcaaaactcttcccacagtctgagcactgatatggtttctctcctgtgtgaatgcgctgatgtctCTTGAGATTTTCCAGTAGAGTAAAATTCTTTCCACACTCtgggcactgatacggtttctctcctgtgtgaatgcgctggtgtttcttGAGATTTTCCAGTTGAGAAAAATTCTTTCCACACTCCGAACAatgataaggtttctctcctgtgtgaaagcGCTGGTGTATTATGAGATTACGATGTGaagtaaaactcttctcacattctgagcagtgatagggtttctctcctgtgtgaatgcgctggtgtattttaaaAGAACTCAgtctattaaaactcttcccacagtctgagcagtgatacggtttttctcctgtgtgaatacgctggtgtgttttgaaatgactctgtgtagtaaaactgctcccacagtctgagcagtgatacggtttctctcctgtgtgaatgcgctggtgtattttgagatcacgctgtgtagtaaaactgctcccacagtctgagcagtgatatggctTCTCTCCTGtctgaatgcgctggtgttttttgagatcactctttgtagtaaaactcttcccagagTGGAGAAATTTCTCCTTGACTGGACTTGGATTCATTTTTCTGTGAGATTTAGCAAACAACTTTTGCAGGTACTGAAGATTCTTCTGGATTGATCTTTGGAAAATCTCCTGGTTGTTTGAAATGATCAGTTTCAGAAGAAGATTtctgaaaaagacaaagattttttttgtacaattaaaTTAGAGCTAATCAATTAACTGCAGATAATTATCTAAACAAATTTTGCCATATAGGTAAAACTACTGAGAAA includes the following:
- the LOC103041110 gene encoding uncharacterized protein LOC103041110 isoform X7, which codes for MNRNGDTASIFFYSLCSEVYSWSVFGALFSHTAGGTGSAELQKVLRQQSSPKPQCPSTIFHSWDEVLRFLPSVRIGNNTSSTTILRTGAPHSCVLSPLLFTAKYSSNHIIKIADDKTVFGLINKNDESEYREEVQ
- the LOC103041110 gene encoding zinc finger protein 239 isoform X6 encodes the protein MNPSPVKEKFLHSGKSFTTKSDLKKHQRIQTGEKPYHCSDCGSSFTTQRDLKIHQRIHTGEKPYHCSDCGSSFTTQSHFKTHQRIHTGEKPYHCSDCGKSFNRLSSFKIHQRIHTGEKPYHCSECEKSFTSHRNLIIHQRFHTGEKPYHCSECGKNFSQLENLKKHQRIHTGEKPYQCPECGKNFTLLENLKRHQRIHTGEKPYQCSDCGKSFDQLENFKRHQRIHTGEKPYQCSDCGSSFTTQSHFKRHHLIHTGVKPYQCPECSKSFNRLSSFKIHQRIHTGPEAAKQPQTAMPLHHISQLG
- the LOC103041110 gene encoding zinc finger protein 239 isoform X5, with the protein product MNPSSGKEKFHHSESGFTTESDLKIHQRFHTGVKPYYCADCGKSFNQLENLKRHQRIHTGEKPYHCSDCGSSFTQQGHLKRHQRIHTGEKLYNCADCGKSFTTLSDLKIHQRIHTGEKPYHCIDCGKSFNQLRHLRQHHRIHTGEKPYHCIDCGKSFNQQSSLIIHQRIHTGEKPYYCSYCGSSFTQQSDLKKHQRIHTGEKPYHCSECGKSFTQQNDLKIHQRIHKGEKPYHCSDCGKSFTIQSSLKKHQRIHTGEKPYYCPDCGSSFTTQSSFKIHQRIHTGEKPYLCSDCGKSFTQLGNLKVHQRILTKRKRTTQTVGIVSGIS
- the LOC103041110 gene encoding zinc finger protein 239 isoform X2 encodes the protein MNPSPVKEKFLHSGKSFTTKSDLKKHQRIQTGEKPYHCSDCGSSFTTQRDLKIHQRIHTGEKPYHCSDCGSSFTTQSHFKTHQRIHTGEKPYHCSDCGKSFNRLSSFKIHQRIHTGEKPYHCSECEKSFTSHRNLIIHQRFHTGEKPYHCSECGKNFSQLENLKKHQRIHTGEKPYQCPECGKNFTLLENLKRHQRIHTGEKPYQCSDCGKSFDQLENFKRHQRIHTGEKPYQCSDCGSSFTTQSHFKRHHLIHTGVKPYQCPECSKSFNRLSSFKIHQRIHTGEKPYQCSDCGKSFTSQSNLKTHQRIHTGEKPYHCSVCGKSFTTKNDLKIHQRIHTGEKPYHCLDCGSSFTQQGDFKRHQRIHTGPEAAKQPQTAMPLHHISQLG
- the LOC103041110 gene encoding zinc finger protein 271 isoform X1 gives rise to the protein MNPSPVKEKFLHSGKSFTTKSDLKKHQRIQTGEKPYHCSDCGSSFTTQRDLKIHQRIHTGEKPYHCSDCGSSFTTQSHFKTHQRIHTGEKPYHCSDCGKSFNRLSSFKIHQRIHTGEKPYHCSECEKSFTSHRNLIIHQRFHTGEKPYHCSECGKNFSQLENLKKHQRIHTGEKPYQCPECGKNFTLLENLKRHQRIHTGEKPYQCSDCGKSFDQLENFKRHQRIHTGEKPYQCSDCGSSFTTQSHFKRHHLIHTGVKPYQCPECSKSFNRLSSFKIHQRIHTGEKPYQCSDCGKSFTSQSNLKTHQRIHTGEKPYHCSVCGKSFTTKNDLKIHQRIHTGEKPYHCLDCGSSFTQQGDFKRHQRIHTGEKPYHCSDCGSSFTQQSSLKIHQRIHTGEKPYHCSDCGSSFTTQRDLKRHQRIHTGQKLLSLGEDF